A window of the Paenibacillus woosongensis genome harbors these coding sequences:
- a CDS encoding stage II sporulation protein P: MRWFRTWNVGLMRHNLMRMLAMGQTFLLLSVLSVIFFLLLGVGGIAEKQLNTSPVSSMKGLASSLSSRFFISMVGMELPHMVPEKEMSSFSGKQMTNFVVQLLTDVNPSDPKSLVAREVPGLGADSPILLRTGSGNKTVQAPEDYRPGVGADGSSPDHPEPDHGQEPDAEPVQPSAPEADGKGEDEPPIQPGHKNIVMVYHSHPQESFNPVLGIDSTNPSSSKEMMNVGLVGDALAKALERKGVATLHAYENYAATVQNYSYNYSYKYSRQTVKEAMSQNGQLQYFIDIHRDSQRHDKTTTTIDGVSYAQVYFIIGHGNENWRKNEAFASSIHERLEKSYPGISRGIWGKTSSQGNGEYNQSLSPQSVLIEIGGIDNTREELERTAGVLAGIIADIYWEGQEAEKAGSLTKGQPPQKDGQKQVASKHPAG, translated from the coding sequence ATGAGATGGTTTAGAACTTGGAATGTCGGCCTAATGCGACACAATCTGATGCGCATGCTTGCTATGGGACAGACATTTCTGCTGCTGTCGGTGTTATCGGTCATTTTCTTCCTGCTGCTTGGCGTAGGGGGAATTGCGGAAAAACAGCTGAATACTTCTCCGGTCTCATCCATGAAAGGACTGGCTTCTTCGTTATCAAGCCGGTTTTTTATCAGTATGGTGGGCATGGAATTGCCTCATATGGTGCCAGAAAAAGAAATGAGCTCATTTTCGGGTAAACAGATGACAAACTTCGTAGTCCAGCTGCTGACGGATGTGAATCCGTCCGATCCCAAGAGCCTGGTAGCCCGCGAAGTCCCAGGCCTCGGCGCAGATAGTCCGATACTGCTGCGCACAGGGTCGGGGAATAAGACGGTGCAGGCACCGGAGGATTATCGGCCAGGGGTAGGCGCGGACGGGAGCAGCCCGGATCATCCCGAGCCCGATCACGGTCAGGAGCCCGATGCGGAGCCGGTTCAGCCGTCAGCCCCTGAAGCGGACGGTAAGGGGGAGGACGAGCCGCCGATTCAGCCAGGCCATAAAAATATCGTCATGGTCTATCATTCACACCCGCAGGAATCGTTTAACCCGGTTCTTGGCATAGATTCAACCAATCCGAGTTCATCTAAAGAGATGATGAACGTAGGCCTGGTCGGAGACGCACTGGCCAAGGCGCTGGAACGCAAGGGCGTGGCTACGCTCCATGCTTATGAGAACTACGCGGCAACCGTGCAAAATTACAGTTATAACTACTCTTATAAATACTCGAGGCAGACCGTCAAGGAAGCCATGTCCCAAAACGGGCAGCTGCAATATTTTATCGATATCCACCGGGATTCGCAGCGGCATGATAAAACGACAACGACGATCGACGGGGTGTCTTACGCGCAGGTTTATTTCATTATCGGACATGGGAACGAAAATTGGCGGAAAAACGAGGCTTTTGCCAGCTCGATCCACGAGCGTCTTGAGAAGTCCTATCCCGGAATATCCAGGGGGATATGGGGCAAGACTTCTTCCCAAGGGAACGGGGAATACAATCAGTCGCTTTCGCCGCAAAGCGTACTAATCGAAATTGGCGGGATCGACAACACCCGGGAGGAACTGGAGCGAACCGCCGGCGTGCTGGCCGGGATCATCGCGGATATTTATTGGGAAGGCCAGGAAGCGGAGAAGGCCGGCTCGCTGACAAAGGGACAGCCGCCGCAGAAGGACGGGCAGAAGCAGGTCGCGTCGAAACATCCTGCAGGCTGA
- a CDS encoding anti-sigma factor family protein: MKCAEVVEWMHRYIDHDLNDEETSLLFEHIRECSDCAEEFELLNELSAKLSELPDVTPRFSLVDRIMPQLDEIDRARLEEGSAVEDDGILGSVAASVAASPSSLRSRSDSKAAQRSRRFRTGIFGTVAAAVILGIFITQYEPRTIPNADVSTANHSAESLNQPFSADPFAAQSSEEAENQASPEAAENPDAAQKASPDSAGDADSLTRDGQPSSPGAEAPEKRADLKNDGGNKDASSGANTDANMGFGGDAGRPTADYSGGPDSRSVQHNGAAEGDPDEGAPAAGSPANHGDVADQRMEMAPMAPDMQGSSPDRQAPATSYGIAAIPEEWGSPDGAYQAVLMGNHLSIYQVNAEEYVLVKEEQVSGTWLKGEWSGDGTRFTYETDVDGSVVKHTVQVKAADAENSSQNK; the protein is encoded by the coding sequence ATGAAGTGTGCGGAGGTGGTGGAATGGATGCACCGGTATATCGACCATGATTTAAATGACGAGGAAACCTCTTTGCTATTCGAGCATATTCGTGAATGCAGTGATTGTGCCGAGGAATTTGAGCTTCTGAACGAGTTGTCGGCGAAACTTAGCGAGCTTCCGGATGTAACCCCGCGCTTTAGCCTTGTTGACCGGATCATGCCGCAGTTGGACGAGATTGACCGGGCCCGCCTTGAAGAGGGGAGCGCGGTGGAGGACGATGGCATTCTCGGATCGGTAGCCGCGTCGGTGGCGGCCAGCCCGAGCAGCCTGCGCAGCAGAAGCGATAGCAAGGCGGCGCAGCGCAGCCGCAGATTCCGGACGGGAATTTTCGGCACGGTTGCAGCGGCGGTCATATTGGGTATTTTCATCACGCAATATGAGCCGCGAACGATTCCCAACGCGGATGTATCGACGGCTAACCATAGCGCGGAATCCTTGAATCAACCGTTTTCAGCCGATCCGTTTGCGGCGCAGAGCTCGGAGGAAGCCGAGAACCAAGCATCCCCAGAAGCGGCCGAGAATCCAGATGCAGCTCAAAAAGCAAGCCCGGACAGTGCGGGAGACGCGGACTCCCTTACCCGTGACGGTCAGCCTTCTTCGCCAGGAGCAGAAGCTCCAGAGAAGAGAGCCGATTTGAAGAACGATGGGGGAAATAAGGATGCTTCCTCCGGAGCCAACACAGATGCAAATATGGGATTCGGCGGGGATGCCGGTCGTCCGACGGCTGATTATTCGGGCGGCCCTGACAGTCGCTCTGTACAGCATAACGGAGCAGCCGAGGGGGATCCGGACGAAGGAGCGCCGGCTGCAGGCAGTCCTGCGAATCATGGGGATGTGGCAGATCAGCGGATGGAAATGGCTCCAATGGCACCTGACATGCAGGGGTCTTCGCCAGATCGGCAAGCTCCGGCTACTTCATACGGCATTGCTGCTATACCGGAAGAATGGGGTTCTCCCGATGGAGCGTACCAGGCTGTCCTGATGGGGAATCATCTGTCCATTTACCAGGTTAATGCTGAGGAGTACGTCCTCGTGAAGGAAGAACAGGTTAGCGGCACATGGCTTAAAGGCGAATGGTCCGGCGACGGCACGAGGTTTACCTATGAGACGGATGTGGACGGCAGCGTTGTAAAGCATACCGTACAGGTTAAAGCGGCGGATGCGGAAAATTCTTCCCAAAATAAATAA
- a CDS encoding AGE family epimerase/isomerase has product MNKQVNAAAWLAEIEDELNNNILRFWMERTVDVDHGGFIGEMDHAGAIRPQAAKSLVLNARILWTFSAAHRVYPDAGYLRIADRAYSYLQDKFMDHEFGGLYWMVDYTGQPIQDKKQVYGQAFVIYALSEYHLASGRPEPVQQAIRLFELLEKHSYDSIHQGYIEALARDWQVTDDLTLSNKDLNEKKSMNTHLHVLEAYTNLYRVWQSETLAQKLKELIHVTLDHIVNAENAHFHLFFDEEWNVKSTHISYGHDIEGSWLLVEAAEVLEHDRALLERVKQTAIAMAEATLAEGVDQDGGLWNEADEQGLTDTNKDWWPQAEAMVGFYNACQLTGDKKFMAAAQDSWQFIRRFISDPVHGEWHWAVHQDGTPIKTEPKVSAWKCPYHNGRACLEMISRLDALI; this is encoded by the coding sequence TTGAACAAGCAAGTAAATGCAGCCGCCTGGCTGGCGGAAATCGAAGACGAGCTGAACAATAACATTTTGCGCTTTTGGATGGAGCGTACTGTAGATGTGGATCATGGCGGATTCATTGGGGAAATGGATCATGCCGGAGCAATCCGCCCTCAGGCTGCAAAAAGCCTTGTCCTGAATGCACGCATCCTCTGGACATTCTCGGCAGCCCATCGCGTTTATCCGGATGCCGGATACTTGCGCATCGCCGACAGAGCGTACAGCTATCTGCAGGACAAATTCATGGACCATGAATTCGGGGGGCTGTACTGGATGGTCGATTACACCGGCCAGCCGATTCAAGACAAAAAACAGGTATACGGCCAAGCCTTCGTCATTTACGCGCTGTCGGAATACCATCTGGCCTCAGGGCGTCCCGAGCCAGTGCAGCAGGCCATTCGGCTGTTTGAACTGCTGGAAAAGCACAGCTACGATTCCATCCATCAAGGCTATATCGAGGCTCTCGCCCGCGATTGGCAGGTTACCGATGATCTGACCTTAAGCAACAAGGATCTGAACGAGAAAAAGTCGATGAACACCCATCTGCACGTGCTCGAGGCCTACACCAATCTGTACCGGGTATGGCAATCGGAAACACTGGCACAGAAGCTCAAGGAGCTGATCCACGTCACGCTGGATCACATCGTCAATGCGGAAAATGCGCATTTTCACCTGTTCTTCGACGAAGAGTGGAATGTAAAAAGCACGCATATTTCCTACGGCCATGATATCGAAGGCAGCTGGCTGCTCGTGGAAGCGGCAGAAGTGCTGGAACATGACCGCGCCCTGCTGGAGCGAGTCAAGCAAACGGCCATCGCCATGGCCGAGGCGACGCTTGCCGAAGGCGTAGATCAAGACGGCGGACTATGGAATGAAGCCGATGAGCAAGGGCTGACGGATACCAACAAGGATTGGTGGCCGCAGGCGGAAGCCATGGTCGGCTTCTATAATGCCTGCCAGCTTACCGGAGACAAGAAATTCATGGCGGCAGCCCAAGATTCCTGGCAATTCATTCGCCGATTCATCTCCGACCCCGTGCATGGCGAGTGGCACTGGGCCGTACACCAGGATGGCACTCCCATTAAGACGGAGCCCAAAGTGAGCGCCTGGAAATGTCCTTATCATAACGGAAGAGCTTGCCTGGAAATGATCTCCCGTTTGGATGCACTAATTTGA
- a CDS encoding RNA polymerase sigma factor, whose protein sequence is MVEQELIRAAQTGDRDALITLLREIENQVYRTAYYILNDEQDAHDAAQEALIRIYTKIDTYEEKAQFKTWVQRIVTNICIDKFRRKKPTVSIEEHEIVFEGKDNVEREVMSGYIAQDIREAIDQLPEHHRSVVVLRYLQDFSYNEIADSLNLPLNTVKSYLFRARQQLQHLLQDYQKGGVSG, encoded by the coding sequence GTGGTGGAGCAGGAACTCATCAGAGCCGCTCAAACGGGCGATCGCGACGCTCTAATCACCCTATTGCGAGAAATAGAAAATCAAGTATACCGCACAGCCTATTATATTTTAAATGATGAACAGGATGCGCATGACGCAGCCCAGGAAGCGCTGATCCGGATTTATACGAAAATCGATACTTATGAGGAAAAGGCCCAATTCAAAACCTGGGTGCAGCGGATTGTGACAAATATCTGCATCGACAAGTTTCGCAGAAAAAAACCAACGGTATCGATCGAAGAGCACGAGATCGTGTTCGAAGGCAAGGATAATGTCGAGCGTGAAGTGATGTCCGGTTATATTGCGCAGGATATCCGCGAAGCGATCGATCAGCTTCCCGAGCACCATCGTTCCGTTGTGGTGCTGCGGTATTTGCAGGATTTTTCGTATAACGAAATCGCTGATAGCTTGAATTTGCCGCTGAATACGGTGAAATCGTATTTATTCAGGGCAAGGCAGCAGCTTCAGCATTTACTCCAAGATTATCAGAAAGGTGGTGTATCAGGATGA
- the rpsT gene encoding 30S ribosomal protein S20, translating to MPNIKSAIKRVKTNDKRRALNASQKSALRTAVKAADTALANNEVEVAKTAFAAAAKKLDKAVTKGLIHKNAAARKKSRLAKKLNALTSQA from the coding sequence ATGCCAAACATTAAATCCGCTATCAAACGCGTAAAAACTAACGACAAACGCCGTGCTTTGAACGCTTCGCAAAAGTCCGCTTTGCGTACTGCTGTTAAAGCTGCCGACACTGCGCTGGCCAACAATGAAGTAGAAGTAGCTAAAACAGCTTTCGCTGCAGCTGCTAAGAAATTGGACAAAGCCGTTACTAAAGGCTTGATCCACAAGAACGCTGCTGCCCGCAAGAAATCCCGCTTGGCTAAAAAATTGAACGCCCTTACGTCCCAAGCGTAA
- the holA gene encoding DNA polymerase III subunit delta, whose amino-acid sequence MDIKTAIKDIKQGRVSPLYVCYGTEKYQINEFIALLEKHVVDEEQRDFAMAAFDLSETPIEAVIEEAETLPFLVPRKLIVVKDASVFTAGKDGGKVEHRLDSLTAYMANPAEHSVLVFVVQGEKLDERKKIVKAIKAAGTVLSFMPMGSGELAAWAVKQAEKRGCAMSRETADALIAASGVQMAALAVELDKLCLYAGNGGVIDESAIAQLVARTTEQNVFAMVECIAGLKLEQALDIFYELLKQREEPIKIAALIARQFRIMLQVKELGRQSYSQQQMASQLGLHPYAVKIAGEQARRFETAKLRQVLSELAQLDHQMKSGGIDKVLGIELFLLRLGA is encoded by the coding sequence GTGGATATCAAAACGGCGATCAAGGATATAAAACAGGGGCGAGTCTCCCCTTTATATGTATGTTATGGGACGGAAAAATACCAAATCAACGAATTCATCGCTTTGCTTGAGAAGCATGTCGTCGATGAGGAGCAGCGCGATTTTGCTATGGCTGCCTTTGATTTGAGCGAAACGCCGATTGAAGCGGTCATCGAAGAAGCGGAGACTTTGCCGTTTCTGGTACCACGGAAGCTGATCGTGGTCAAGGACGCTTCTGTATTCACGGCGGGTAAGGACGGGGGCAAGGTGGAGCACAGGCTGGATTCTTTAACAGCATACATGGCGAATCCAGCCGAGCACAGCGTGCTTGTCTTCGTCGTTCAAGGCGAGAAGCTCGATGAGCGCAAGAAGATCGTCAAGGCGATCAAGGCGGCGGGTACGGTGCTCTCGTTTATGCCAATGGGCAGCGGAGAACTGGCGGCATGGGCGGTCAAGCAGGCGGAGAAGCGAGGCTGCGCCATGAGCCGGGAGACGGCTGATGCGCTAATCGCAGCCAGTGGCGTGCAAATGGCTGCATTGGCCGTAGAACTGGACAAGCTGTGTCTGTATGCGGGGAACGGCGGCGTTATCGATGAGTCCGCCATAGCGCAGCTGGTAGCGCGTACGACGGAGCAAAACGTATTCGCCATGGTGGAATGCATTGCGGGTCTCAAGCTCGAGCAGGCGCTGGACATCTTTTATGAGCTGCTGAAGCAGCGTGAGGAACCGATCAAAATCGCGGCGCTCATTGCCCGTCAATTTCGGATTATGCTGCAGGTAAAAGAACTCGGGCGGCAGAGCTATTCCCAGCAGCAAATGGCTTCGCAGCTGGGGCTCCATCCTTATGCGGTGAAAATCGCCGGCGAGCAGGCCCGGAGGTTTGAGACGGCCAAGCTGCGCCAGGTATTGTCCGAGCTAGCGCAGCTGGATCACCAAATGAAGAGCGGGGGGATCGACAAGGTGCTCGGGATCGAGCTGTTTTTGCTGCGTCTGGGTGCATAA
- the gpr gene encoding GPR endopeptidase, with product MNLDLRKYSVRTDLAVESKELAESVHGGPVTGIHEEVEEQNGIKITRLDVKDERASRQIGRLVGHYVTLEVPGLRSHDSELQERVSAAFAKEFIVFLSKIGIGPGATILIVGLGNWNVTPDALGPLVVENVIVTRHYFELTPDQVAPGYREVSAIAPGVLGITGIESSEVVQGIVDRTKPDVIIAIDALASRSLERVNTTIQIADIGIHPGSGIGNKRKGLTKEILGVPCIAIGVPTVCYASTIVNNALDMMMSHFNAENGSEQSNTKRIMGLLTELNEGERLGLVKEVLEPLGHDLIVTPKEIDEFIEDIANVIATGLNISLHQAVDKDNVAAHTH from the coding sequence ATGAATCTGGATTTACGGAAATATTCGGTTCGTACGGATTTGGCAGTAGAGTCTAAAGAGCTTGCGGAGTCGGTTCACGGCGGGCCGGTGACCGGGATTCATGAAGAAGTTGAAGAGCAAAACGGGATTAAAATCACTCGTCTGGACGTGAAGGACGAGCGGGCTTCACGCCAAATCGGCCGGCTGGTCGGCCATTACGTTACCCTGGAGGTTCCCGGTCTGCGCAGTCATGACAGCGAGCTGCAGGAAAGGGTGTCCGCCGCTTTTGCCAAGGAATTCATCGTCTTTTTGAGTAAAATCGGTATCGGCCCCGGTGCTACGATCCTCATTGTGGGGCTGGGCAACTGGAACGTTACGCCCGACGCGCTCGGACCACTGGTTGTGGAGAATGTCATCGTGACCCGGCATTATTTCGAGCTGACGCCAGACCAGGTGGCCCCAGGGTACCGCGAGGTCAGTGCGATCGCTCCGGGCGTGCTGGGCATCACGGGAATTGAATCCAGCGAAGTCGTACAAGGGATCGTCGACCGTACGAAACCCGACGTGATCATCGCCATTGATGCGCTGGCTTCCCGTTCCCTGGAGCGGGTCAACACGACGATTCAAATCGCCGATATCGGCATTCATCCGGGCTCGGGCATCGGCAATAAACGCAAAGGGCTGACGAAGGAAATTCTCGGCGTTCCCTGCATTGCGATTGGGGTTCCAACCGTATGCTATGCGTCGACGATCGTCAATAACGCGCTCGATATGATGATGTCCCATTTCAACGCAGAGAATGGAAGCGAACAGAGCAACACCAAGCGGATCATGGGGCTGCTGACAGAGCTTAACGAAGGCGAGCGATTGGGATTAGTCAAAGAGGTGCTTGAACCTTTGGGCCATGATCTCATTGTGACGCCAAAGGAAATTGATGAGTTTATCGAGGACATCGCCAACGTTATTGCCACCGGACTGAATATTTCCTTGCATCAGGCCGTTGACAAGGATAATGTCGCTGCACATACTCATTAA
- a CDS encoding glycoside hydrolase family 113 — protein sequence MNKPDYIAGMTWGFMGVRGTWANDEAKYSMEQMTAATGANWTAIAFSAIQATAHSTEIPYWDAPTVTDEEVEWAVREAKSLGLNVCLKPIVNCADGTWRAHINFFDKDVPCEPKWSDWFRSYSAYILHFAKIAEDTGCEMLCIGCEMVQTDRREAEWRQLIAEVRKVYTGLITYNCDKYQEDNVGWWDALDIISSSGYYPANDWENQLNRIEKVVQAYGKPFFFMEAGCPSRSGSAAIPNDWTLAGTADQDEQVKFYKAMFSACDSREWIGGFMLWDWPAKLYSLDEAAADDGYCIYGKKAESVIFDYYTSKTRNGE from the coding sequence ATGAACAAGCCGGATTACATTGCCGGAATGACCTGGGGATTCATGGGCGTTCGCGGAACATGGGCAAATGATGAAGCCAAGTATTCTATGGAACAGATGACTGCCGCAACCGGTGCAAACTGGACGGCCATTGCCTTCTCGGCCATCCAGGCTACCGCTCATTCTACCGAAATTCCTTATTGGGACGCCCCAACGGTGACGGATGAGGAAGTAGAATGGGCCGTCAGGGAAGCAAAAAGCTTAGGATTGAACGTATGCCTGAAGCCGATCGTGAACTGCGCGGACGGCACCTGGCGGGCGCATATCAATTTTTTTGATAAAGATGTTCCTTGCGAGCCCAAATGGTCGGACTGGTTCCGCTCTTACAGCGCCTACATCCTTCACTTTGCCAAGATTGCCGAGGATACGGGCTGCGAAATGCTATGCATCGGCTGCGAAATGGTGCAAACGGATCGCCGGGAGGCCGAATGGCGGCAGTTGATTGCCGAAGTCCGTAAAGTATACACCGGACTGATTACCTATAATTGCGATAAATATCAAGAGGATAACGTCGGTTGGTGGGATGCGCTGGATATCATCTCTTCCAGCGGCTACTATCCGGCAAATGATTGGGAGAATCAGCTGAATCGCATCGAGAAGGTTGTTCAGGCATACGGCAAACCATTCTTCTTCATGGAAGCCGGCTGCCCGAGCCGCAGCGGCTCCGCCGCCATCCCTAACGACTGGACGCTTGCCGGTACAGCAGATCAGGATGAGCAGGTTAAATTCTATAAGGCAATGTTCAGCGCTTGCGACAGTCGGGAGTGGATCGGAGGCTTCATGCTGTGGGATTGGCCAGCAAAGCTCTATTCGCTTGATGAGGCGGCGGCGGATGACGGTTATTGCATTTATGGCAAAAAAGCCGAATCGGTTATTTTCGATTATTACACTTCCAAGACAAGAAATGGGGAATAA
- a CDS encoding LacI family DNA-binding transcriptional regulator has product MKKVTMQQIADHLGVSKFVVSKALSGKGGVNEMTKERVIQAASQLGYFNQKNGYVKNVRPAMGTAVIPPGKQSVLVLMPNIRSQNKESLYWGKVLEGISDELEEQNLGMIIVSEPRTEVMMNIINPEGILGMIGVGQIATSLLLEVHRTGLPMVLVDHEDNLIPADSIFANNVDGTYRMANHLIGLGHRQLHFLGNLNFSRSFRDRWIGFRSALEENGLDVQTHNDPMLFLDSVETGGFGPGLKEWLQARKQSKPAALPTALVCANDSIALHTIGILRELDIRVPEDITVTGFDNIDDAARFEPAITTVSVPKEQLGRRAVTKLLDRLADSNRAVEKWLISVELLYRQSASKPGAAAHASI; this is encoded by the coding sequence TTGAAGAAGGTAACGATGCAGCAAATCGCCGATCATCTCGGCGTATCCAAGTTTGTCGTCTCCAAAGCTTTGTCCGGCAAGGGAGGCGTTAACGAAATGACGAAGGAGCGGGTGATTCAGGCCGCGTCGCAGCTCGGTTATTTCAATCAAAAGAACGGCTATGTTAAGAACGTTAGGCCGGCCATGGGAACGGCGGTCATTCCCCCGGGGAAGCAATCGGTACTCGTGCTGATGCCGAATATCCGCTCGCAGAACAAGGAATCCCTGTATTGGGGCAAAGTATTGGAGGGGATTTCGGACGAGCTTGAGGAACAGAACCTTGGCATGATCATCGTTTCCGAGCCGAGAACGGAAGTAATGATGAATATCATCAACCCTGAAGGCATTCTCGGGATGATTGGCGTAGGCCAAATCGCCACGAGCCTGCTGCTGGAAGTCCATCGCACCGGCTTGCCGATGGTGCTTGTCGACCATGAGGATAATTTGATTCCCGCGGATTCAATTTTTGCGAACAACGTCGATGGGACCTACCGGATGGCGAACCATTTGATTGGGCTTGGCCATCGGCAGCTGCATTTTCTCGGCAATTTGAATTTCTCCAGAAGCTTTCGCGACAGATGGATCGGTTTCCGCAGCGCTTTGGAGGAGAATGGTCTTGATGTGCAGACGCATAACGACCCGATGCTATTTTTGGACAGCGTGGAGACCGGCGGATTCGGCCCGGGGTTGAAGGAATGGCTGCAGGCCAGAAAGCAGTCCAAGCCGGCGGCTTTGCCAACCGCATTGGTGTGTGCGAACGACTCGATTGCGCTGCATACCATTGGCATCCTGAGGGAGCTGGACATTCGCGTGCCGGAGGATATTACCGTTACGGGCTTTGACAATATTGACGATGCCGCCCGCTTTGAGCCTGCGATTACGACGGTGAGTGTTCCGAAGGAGCAGCTTGGCAGACGCGCGGTCACGAAGCTGCTGGACCGGCTGGCCGATTCGAACAGGGCGGTGGAGAAGTGGCTTATTTCGGTAGAGCTGCTGTACCGGCAATCAGCCTCGAAGCCAGGAGCAGCAGCGCATGCATCCATTTGA
- a CDS encoding glycoside hydrolase family 130 protein — translation MNIQFAERKAALTKKYESLIARPNEKLPFGNGIYDRYRYPVLTAEHAPLIWKYDFNPETNPFFAERLGVNGVFNPGAIELNGIFYLVARVEGVDRKSFFAVAESESGIEGFRFWDHPVVLPETGDPDVNVYDMRLVKHEDGWIYGLFCTERKDPNAPKGDLSSAIAQCGIARTKDLVTWERLADLKTKSPQQRNVVLHPEFIDGKYAFYTRPQDGFIDAGSGGGIGWGLSASIEQAVIDEEIIVDERQYHTIKEVKNGQGPAPIRTDAGWLHIAHGVRNTAAGLRYVLYAFVTDLQQPYRITHSPGGHLIAPDGEERVGDVSNVVFCNGVIARENGEVYIYYASSDTRIHVATTTVGQLVDYALHTPEDPLRSYACVKQRIGLIDRNIRFMAENV, via the coding sequence ATGAACATTCAATTTGCGGAAAGAAAAGCAGCATTAACTAAGAAGTATGAATCTCTGATCGCCCGTCCCAACGAGAAACTTCCGTTCGGCAACGGCATTTATGACCGCTATCGCTATCCGGTGCTTACTGCCGAGCATGCGCCCTTGATTTGGAAATATGATTTCAACCCGGAAACGAACCCGTTTTTCGCGGAAAGGCTTGGCGTTAACGGCGTTTTTAACCCGGGAGCCATCGAGCTTAACGGCATATTTTATCTGGTCGCCCGGGTAGAGGGAGTCGACCGCAAATCCTTTTTCGCCGTCGCCGAGAGCGAAAGCGGCATTGAGGGCTTCCGGTTCTGGGATCATCCAGTCGTCCTCCCGGAAACCGGAGATCCCGATGTCAACGTCTATGACATGCGTCTCGTGAAGCACGAGGACGGCTGGATATACGGCCTGTTCTGCACGGAGCGTAAAGACCCGAATGCGCCCAAAGGAGATTTGTCCAGCGCGATCGCCCAATGCGGCATTGCCCGCACGAAAGACCTCGTGACCTGGGAGCGTCTGGCGGATTTAAAGACGAAATCGCCGCAGCAGCGGAACGTAGTGCTGCATCCCGAGTTCATCGACGGCAAATATGCCTTCTATACCCGCCCGCAGGATGGATTCATCGACGCCGGCTCCGGCGGCGGAATCGGCTGGGGACTGTCTGCATCGATCGAGCAGGCTGTCATCGATGAGGAGATTATCGTCGATGAACGGCAGTATCATACCATTAAAGAAGTGAAGAACGGCCAGGGACCCGCCCCGATCCGCACGGATGCCGGGTGGCTCCATATTGCGCACGGGGTGCGAAATACAGCAGCGGGACTAAGATATGTGCTGTACGCATTCGTTACCGATTTGCAACAGCCGTACCGCATCACGCACAGCCCAGGCGGACACCTGATTGCCCCGGATGGCGAAGAGCGGGTCGGCGACGTCTCCAATGTTGTATTTTGCAACGGAGTAATCGCCCGTGAGAACGGGGAAGTGTATATTTACTATGCCTCCTCCGATACACGCATCCATGTGGCTACGACCACGGTCGGGCAATTGGTCGATTACGCGCTTCATACGCCGGAAGACCCGCTTCGTTCTTATGCATGCGTCAAACAAAGAATCGGGCTTATCGATCGCAATATTCGTTTCATGGCTGAAAACGTATAA